In the Stakelama saccharophila genome, GCTCGTAATCGTCCATCTGGATCGTGGCGACGGGCGAGCCGGTGGCGTTCTTCAGCCCGACCGACGTGGTCTCGTGGCACATGTTGGAGCTGTCGGGCAGGTTGTGCGAGCCGTAGAGCCGGGCCATCAGCGAATACATGTAGGAGGCCTCGAGGCTGGCGCGGCCCGAGGCGTAGAACACGACCTTCTTCGGATCGACCGCCTTCAGCCGCTTGCCGATCGCGTCGAATGCCTCGGCCCAGCTCACCGCCACATATTTGTCCGTGGCCGCGTCGTATTTCATCGGATGGGTGAGGCGGCCGGCCTGTTCCAGGTCGTGATCGCGCCATTCGCGCAGTTCGCTTACGCTATGCTGCTGAAAGAAATCGGGCGTGTTGCGCAGACTGGTCAATTCCCAGGCAGTCGCCTTCGCCCCGTTTTCGCAGAATTCCGCGATATGGGGCCTGGCCGGCTTGCCCCAGGCGCAGCTTACGCACATCGCGCCTTCGGGCTTGTTCTGCCGCCGCAGCGTATCGAGCGCGTCCGGGCCGATCCGTTCTTCGGGCAGGACACGGGCCAAGCTCTTCATGGACCCCCAGCCGCCGGCTGCGCCCTTGTAATCCTTTACCGTCAACCGATCGTCGCGCTTCGCCATTTCAATCTCCCCTTCGTCATGCGGCTTCAACCCGAGGACGGCGGAAACGTTGCATGGCCGCGACGCCTTAGCACTTTGTTAACCGTCGCGGCGCTATGCGGCGAAGGTGATGCGAACCGACCGATCCCATCCGCTCCACTCCGCGGAGCAGGACGAGCGATTGCCGCTTGCCCTGGGCATGGCCATCGCGATGCTGCTGTCGGCCGTTCTGTGGACCGGTGCGCTGATCGTCATCCTGTAGCGGGCGAGCGGCTGGGGTCGAGACAGGCAAGCCCACTTCCCGCCACCGAAGATTTGCTTGGGCGCTGCCGGCTGGACGCGCCGGCCCGACACTCCCATGTTGCGTCGGACGGGGACGGCGGCCTAGATGCCTGCCTGCCGCCAGCAACCACCGCAATGACGAGAGCCTTCATGAGCGCCACGCACAAGACCCGCATGCTGATCCTGGGCTCCGGCCCCGCCGGCCTTTCCGCCGCCATCTACGGCGCGCGCGCCGGCATGGAGCCGATCCTGGTGCAGGGCATCCAGCCCGGCGGGCAGCTAACCACCACGACCGATGTGGAGAACTATCCCGGCTTTCGCGACGTCATCCAGGGACCGTGGCTGATGGAGGAGATGCAGGCGCAGGCCGAGCATGTCGGCACCAAGCTCGTCTGGGACACGATCACGCATGTCGATCTGTCGCAGCGGCCGTTCCGCCTGACCGGCGACAGCGGGGACCTGTACGAAGGCGACGTGCTGGTCATCGCCACCGGCGCGCAGGCCAAATGGCTGGGCCTCGACAGCGAAGAGGCGATGAAGGGCAAGGGCGTTTCCGCCTGCGCCACCTGCGACGGCTTCTTCTATCGCGGCAAGAAGGTGGCGGTGATCGGCGGCGGCAACACCGCGGTCGAGGAGGCTTTGTACCTGACCAACCATTCGCCGGACGTGACGCTGATCCACCGGCGCGATTCGCTGCGCGCGGAAAAGATCCTGCAGGAGCGGCTGTTCAAGAACGAGCGCATCACTGTCCTGTGGAACAAGCAGGTCGAACGCTTCGTCGGCGGCGGCACGCCGGAAGGGCTGGTCGCGCTGGAGCTGAAGGACACCCATACGGGCGCGCTCTCCACGCTGGAGGTGGAAGGCGGCTTCGTCGCGATCGGCCACCATCCAGCGACCGAGCTGTTCCGCGGCCATCTGGCGCTGGACGGCGACAGCTATATCACCGTCGAGCCGGGGTCGACGCGCACCAGCGTGCCGGGCGTGTTCGCGTGCGGCGACGTGATGGACAAGGTGTACCGCCAGGCCGTGACGGCGGCCGGCACCGGCTGCATGGCGGCACTCGACGCCGAACGCTTCCTGGCCGAGGCCGAGTTCGAGGACGTCGCCGAAGCGGCGGAATGAGCCGCCCGCGCCGCCGGATGATTCGGCGGCGGCAACGCGGCGGTGCGCGCGCTTAGCTTCACACAATTCGCGGTGTTTCTTTAGGAAGGTTGCGGAGGCGCGCAGCTTTGTTGCGCAGGTCTTCGTGGGGAGCGGACGCTGAGAAAGAGCGGGTCCGTGCGGTATAGCGCGGGCGCCGGGGTGTAGGAAAGCGGCGCGCCGGGTGCGTGCCGGATGGGCGAAGCGGCGTTGCGGGTGTGGCGCCCGTCAATGGGGTTCACACACGCCGAGCCTTCGCGGCGATATTCCTGCGAACGCGGGAATCCAGAGCCTATGCCCGTGCCGGTAGCCCTGGGCTCCTGCCTGCGCAGGAGCACGGCGAGGGGCGAGGCGAAGGTCGGGCGGGGGCGTTCAGGTATCCGCGTCCGCGCGCGCCTGATGCTCCTTGAACAATTCGATGAATTTCGGAAACACGCCCGCTTCGTAATAGGCGAGCAGCGGCAGGTCGGTCTCGGGATCGACCCCGGCCTCGCGCGCGTAGCGGGCGATCAGCCGATCGCTTTCGGTTTCATATTCGCCCGGCGCGACTTCTACGGCGGGGTAGCTGGGCTTGATCCCGGCGTCGGTGAGGCGGCGGCGGAGATCGGCTTCGGTGTCGTCGCCCTTTTCGAACACGGTGAAGTCGAACCGGTCGTCGAGGCCCATCTCATTGAGCGCGATGCGCAGCTTCAGGCAAAAGGGACAGGTTTTGAGCAGCCAGGCGCGGGGGCGGAAGGTGGTGTCGGGCATGGGGTGGCTTCCGGTAGGCGGGAGTGTTGAAGGAGAAAACGCCGGAAGTCAGGTGAAAGTTCGCAGCAAAAAAATTATAGGGCTTCGAGTTTGTCGTTGATTGCAAAAACCAACTCATAAGCCACTATCTTAAATGCATCCTCATACTCTACGTAGTAATCCAACTCCTTGATAATGTCGCGCTCGCCATGCGCGATCTTATTTCGCCGCCTTACCAATGTTTCTAATTTTCGATTATGAAGCGGTAGTGATGGTGTGACTAGGTCAGCATCATATAATAGTTCGATCAGCTTATCGGGCCAGAGATTTGAATCGGTCTCTACCTCAGGAAATGATGGAGACGACTTCAAATGTTCATCTGAAAACTTAACTATCTTCTGCAATAGTTCTTTTCTTGGAAGGTCACGTATCTTCTTGAGATTTTTGCTTACAGCAAAGCACTGAACAGGAAACGGAAACTCGTCACACTTTTTTCCGGAGCGCTTGAGGGTGTCGTAATATACCGTAAGCGCAAATTTGCAGAAACCTTCGTAGTGGGCATAGAGTAGCGTCCATGCTGCGCGGAACAGAACGGTTCGCTCCCGTGCTTGAACCGCCCTGTTTGCAAGTAGCAATCTAAGAGTGGCAAGTTCTGTCTCTCGCCAATCCAGATCACGCTCAATTTCCTTTATTGGACTCATTCCGGAAAGAAATGTTTCCCAACTACCTCGATGCGCGCTTCCATCTTCATCTTTGAATTCGCGCCCGGGCCGGTAGCGTCCCGAAATTCCTCGTCTTCAAACGCGTTGTTTAATGTTGCTTGCAGATCCTCCGGCGAACGATCGGTTAATTCTTTAAAGCGCGGCGAGAGTGCGCCACACACAGCTTCGAAATAAGCGGGAGCCAACCGTCCGGTGGCGCTCCCGTCTCTCCAGCGAGAAAACGCGGAGTCACCAAACTTGTCCGCGATGAAGTCGAAAAAGTATCTGAAATGATCTTCATTAAAAATATGACTCTGGTCTTCTTCGAACAGGATTTCTTCCATGTATGCATCGAGCCATTCTCGGACATTGCCGGAGAAGTGATCCCGATATTGCTCTACTGCAAAAAAGCGAAGCACCAGTTCTTCATCAGCCCGTTGCTCGCGATCCGTCTCGGGAATCCGATTGGTGGCGGTGACGAATCCGCTATGTGATGCAAGCGATTGGAGTCTGGTATAAAAGTCCGCACCTCCGGAGATCATCCGGCAGGAGCAATTGCGAATTTCTTGCGGAGCCAAAAGCGATCCGCCCGTATTGAGACGCTTGAACATCTCATATTTTACAAAATCGCTCCCGCTTTTCTTGATTATGATTGCTCGTATTGGAGTCCTTTTTAACCCCAAGCGAATTGATGTCGCAAAATCTTCGAATTTCATTCCGTTGAGATCATCGAGGATGTCGCATCCCTCAAGGATTAATTCTGGTTCTTCAATGGCGTCGTGATCCATGAATTGAATCACTGAGCTAGTTCGCTGAAGGCCATCTATAAGCTCGAGAACGCCTTCATTATCCTCGATGAGGAAGATGGGAGGAATAGGGAGTTTGAGCAGTATAGACTCGATGAGCCGAGACCGCTGCTCGTTACTCCATCTAAACAGCCGCTGATACTCTGGGCGGATAACGATCTCGCCGTCTTTGTGGAGATTGAGCAATTCTCCGAAAGAGAAATCCACAGCTTCCGTTCGGATTTCATTATTCTCGATGGCGTCCAAGACCTTCCCCATACCGCTAATTCCCAGTCAAAATCGTCATCAGAGTAGTGCCAGAAATTTGGAAAACAACGGGTTCCTGAGAGTCGCCTCTCATTCCACCGTCACAAAACTATCCATCACCCGTTTGCGGCCGGCCTTTTCGAACTCGATTTCGAGCTTGTTGCCTTCGATTTCCTCCACCCGGCCATAGCCGAATTTCTGGTGGAAGACTCGGCAACCGACCGCAATATCGTCGCGGCCCTTGTTGCCGAGGCTGACGGCGCTGGCGCGCGCTTCCATCACGCGGGCCGGTTCGCGGGTGAAGGTGCGGCTGGTCCATTCGCCGCCGATCTTGCCCGCCGCGCGCTGCCAGCCGGGGCCTCGTCCGGTGCCGCGCGTGGTGTCGGCGAAGGGGTCGCTATGTTCGGACCAGTTGGCGCGCCACAGGCTCTCGCCGCCGGTCATCGTCGTTTCCTCCTCGATATGCTCCCTGGGCAGTTCGCCGACGAAGCGGCTCGGCAGGCTGGAGTTCCACTGGCCGTAGATGCGGCGGTTGGCGGCGTGGAGGATGACCGCGCGGCGGCGCGCGCGGGTGATCGCGACATAGGCGAGGCGGCGCTCCTCCTCGAGGCTGGCGAGGCCGCCTTCGTCGAGCGCGCGCTGCGAGGGGAACAGCCCTTCTTCCCAGCCGACGAGGAACACGGTGTCGTATTCCAGTCCCTTGGCGGCGTGGATGGTCATGATGGTGACCTTCGCGTCCTCGGCGAGCGCATCGTTGTCCATGACGAGGCTGACATGTTCGAGGAACGCGCCGAGACTTTCATATTCCTCCATCGCGCGGACAAGCTCGGTCAGGTTTTCGAGGCGGCCGGCGGATTCGGCGGATTTGTCCGCCTGCAGCATCGCGGTGTAGCCGCTTTCGTCGAGGACGATGCGGGCGAGTTCGGGGTGGGGGATGGCGTCGGCGAACGGCGTTCCGGCTTCGCCGGCCCCTCCACCACCCGGCTGCGCCGGGCGGTTCCCCTCCTCAAGCGAGCTTGGCGAGGAACTGAACGCCATGTCGCGCCAGCGGGCGATGTCGGCGATGAAGGCGGCGAGGGCGTTGCGGGCGCGGGCCTGTAGCTCGTCGGTGCCGATCAGGCGCGCGGCGGCGGTGAGGAGGGGGACGCCCTCGGCGCGCGCGAGGCTGTGGATCTGCGCCACCGCCTTGTCGCCCAGGCCGCGCTTGGGGGTGTTGACGATGCGTTCGAAGGCGAGGTCGTCGGCGGGCTGGTTGATGATGCGCAGATAGGCGAGCGCGTCGCGGATTTCGGCGCGTTCGTAGAAGCGATACCCGCCGATGATGCGGTAGGGCAGGCCGATCGAAATGAAGCGGTCCTCGAACTCACGCGTCTGGTGCTGGGCGCGGACGAGGATGGCGATGTCGTCCAGGCTCTTGCCGGCGCGCTGGCACGCCTCGATCTCCTCGCCGACGCGGCGGGCCTCTTCGGGGCCGTCCCAGACGCCGAGCACCTTCACCTTTTCACCGGCGTCGAGCTCGGTCCACAGCATCTTGCCGAGGCGGCCGCCATTGTTGGCGATGACGCCGGATGCCGCGCCGAGGATGTGCGGGGTGGAGCGGTAATTCTGTTCGAGGCGGATGACGGTCGCGCCGGGGAAGTCGCGCTCGAACTTCAGGATGTTCTCGACCCGCGCGCCGCGCCACGAATAGATCGACTGGTCGTCGTCGCCGACACAGGCGATGTTCTTTCGCTCCTGGGCCAAGAGGCGCAGCCAGAGATACTGGACGGCGTTGGTGTCCTGATATTCGTCGACGAGGATGTATTTGAAGCGCTGCTGATACTGTTCGA is a window encoding:
- the trxB gene encoding thioredoxin-disulfide reductase; the encoded protein is MSATHKTRMLILGSGPAGLSAAIYGARAGMEPILVQGIQPGGQLTTTTDVENYPGFRDVIQGPWLMEEMQAQAEHVGTKLVWDTITHVDLSQRPFRLTGDSGDLYEGDVLVIATGAQAKWLGLDSEEAMKGKGVSACATCDGFFYRGKKVAVIGGGNTAVEEALYLTNHSPDVTLIHRRDSLRAEKILQERLFKNERITVLWNKQVERFVGGGTPEGLVALELKDTHTGALSTLEVEGGFVAIGHHPATELFRGHLALDGDSYITVEPGSTRTSVPGVFACGDVMDKVYRQAVTAAGTGCMAALDAERFLAEAEFEDVAEAAE
- a CDS encoding MAE_28990/MAE_18760 family HEPN-like nuclease, translating into MSPIKEIERDLDWRETELATLRLLLANRAVQARERTVLFRAAWTLLYAHYEGFCKFALTVYYDTLKRSGKKCDEFPFPVQCFAVSKNLKKIRDLPRKELLQKIVKFSDEHLKSSPSFPEVETDSNLWPDKLIELLYDADLVTPSLPLHNRKLETLVRRRNKIAHGERDIIKELDYYVEYEDAFKIVAYELVFAINDKLEAL
- a CDS encoding glutathione S-transferase N-terminal domain-containing protein; translation: MPDTTFRPRAWLLKTCPFCLKLRIALNEMGLDDRFDFTVFEKGDDTEADLRRRLTDAGIKPSYPAVEVAPGEYETESDRLIARYAREAGVDPETDLPLLAYYEAGVFPKFIELFKEHQARADADT
- a CDS encoding DUF262 domain-containing protein: MDAIENNEIRTEAVDFSFGELLNLHKDGEIVIRPEYQRLFRWSNEQRSRLIESILLKLPIPPIFLIEDNEGVLELIDGLQRTSSVIQFMDHDAIEEPELILEGCDILDDLNGMKFEDFATSIRLGLKRTPIRAIIIKKSGSDFVKYEMFKRLNTGGSLLAPQEIRNCSCRMISGGADFYTRLQSLASHSGFVTATNRIPETDREQRADEELVLRFFAVEQYRDHFSGNVREWLDAYMEEILFEEDQSHIFNEDHFRYFFDFIADKFGDSAFSRWRDGSATGRLAPAYFEAVCGALSPRFKELTDRSPEDLQATLNNAFEDEEFRDATGPGANSKMKMEARIEVVGKHFFPE
- a CDS encoding ATP-dependent helicase; this translates as MTELAPTPSEPPYLRGLNEPQREAVLTTDGPVLVLAGAGTGKTAALTRRLAHILYQRKAWPSEILAVTFTNKAAREMKERVGHLVGDAVEGMPWLGTFHAIGAKMLRRHAELVGLHSNFTILDTDDQKRLLKQLIAANDLDEKRWPARQLAGLIDGWKNKGLTPKDLDAGESELYANGRGQDLYQQYQDRLRTLNACDFGDLLLHMLVILKEHAQVLEQYQQRFKYILVDEYQDTNAVQYLWLRLLAQERKNIACVGDDDQSIYSWRGARVENILKFERDFPGATVIRLEQNYRSTPHILGAASGVIANNGGRLGKMLWTELDAGEKVKVLGVWDGPEEARRVGEEIEACQRAGKSLDDIAILVRAQHQTREFEDRFISIGLPYRIIGGYRFYERAEIRDALAYLRIINQPADDLAFERIVNTPKRGLGDKAVAQIHSLARAEGVPLLTAAARLIGTDELQARARNALAAFIADIARWRDMAFSSSPSSLEEGNRPAQPGGGGAGEAGTPFADAIPHPELARIVLDESGYTAMLQADKSAESAGRLENLTELVRAMEEYESLGAFLEHVSLVMDNDALAEDAKVTIMTIHAAKGLEYDTVFLVGWEEGLFPSQRALDEGGLASLEEERRLAYVAITRARRRAVILHAANRRIYGQWNSSLPSRFVGELPREHIEEETTMTGGESLWRANWSEHSDPFADTTRGTGRGPGWQRAAGKIGGEWTSRTFTREPARVMEARASAVSLGNKGRDDIAVGCRVFHQKFGYGRVEEIEGNKLEIEFEKAGRKRVMDSFVTVE